In Patescibacteria group bacterium, a single genomic region encodes these proteins:
- the rsmA gene encoding 16S rRNA (adenine(1518)-N(6)/adenine(1519)-N(6))-dimethyltransferase RsmA yields MHLPAKKSLGQNFLKSKEAVRDIVSAADIQPGDNILEIGPGKGVLTEALLAKLSTGGRLIAIEKDDRMIPLLREAFAGSLASGKLILIHGDILEMTVEKLAECGLREGQYKIIANIPYYITGQLLRMFLESAYQPSKMVLMLQKEVAQRIVARDGKESILSISVKAYGTPKYVAKVPAKYFSPEPAVDSAILLIDAISKQFFSKNQLSESAFFETVKLGFSHKRKILASNLEIPSDQRVQTLSAIGLEEKVRAEEVAIEQWAALAKIFRTD; encoded by the coding sequence ATGCATCTTCCCGCTAAAAAGTCGCTCGGCCAAAACTTCCTCAAGTCTAAAGAGGCGGTGCGTGACATCGTGTCCGCCGCCGATATTCAGCCTGGCGATAATATCCTTGAAATTGGCCCTGGAAAGGGCGTTTTGACCGAGGCATTACTCGCGAAACTCTCCACCGGTGGCCGCCTCATCGCCATCGAAAAAGACGATCGCATGATCCCGCTCTTGCGCGAAGCCTTCGCTGGCTCACTCGCTTCGGGCAAGCTCATCCTCATCCACGGCGATATCTTGGAAATGACCGTCGAAAAGCTCGCTGAGTGCGGCCTACGCGAAGGGCAGTACAAAATCATCGCCAACATTCCGTACTACATCACCGGACAGCTCCTCCGCATGTTCCTCGAGTCGGCATACCAGCCAAGCAAGATGGTGCTGATGCTGCAAAAAGAAGTGGCGCAACGCATCGTGGCACGCGACGGCAAAGAAAGCATCCTCTCGATCAGCGTGAAAGCATATGGCACACCAAAATATGTCGCCAAAGTACCGGCAAAATATTTTTCTCCAGAGCCGGCGGTGGATTCGGCGATTCTGCTCATCGATGCCATCTCGAAACAATTTTTCAGCAAAAATCAGCTCAGCGAATCGGCTTTTTTTGAAACAGTGAAGCTCGGATTTTCACACAAGCGCAAAATTCTCGCGAGCAATTTAGAAATCCCCAGCGACCAACGTGTTCAGACGCTTTCAGCAATCGGCCTCGAAGAAAAGGTACGGGCTGAGGAAGTCGCGATAGAGCAGTGGGCTGCACTCGCAAAAATATTTCGTACAGACTAA